The stretch of DNA GCAGCGCATCACCGTTGCTGTTTCGCAGTCAGACCAGCGACCGGCCGCTGCGAACCTACCCGGTGACCAGCGGCACCATGTCCGCCGACCAACCCAACGACGTGTGGCTCGGCACCAACGGCGACGGACTGTATCGGGTTGACGCGACGTTGCAACAGGCCACGCCCGTGCGCTTTGGACTGTTGGAAAGCGGTATCGGCGCGCTGGCGCTCGCAGCAGACGGCGTCTGGGCGGCCAGGTTGGGTACCTCGGTTGTCCGCAGCGGGCTCACCTTTGCCAGCAATGACCTGCAACGATGGCGCTGGATTGACGGCACCATCGCGGTGCCGATGATCGGCATGCGCGCTACCGCGATGTCGGTGCGCGCGCAGCGGGCGTGGATTGGCACCGACCGTGGCCTTGTCCGCGCACGAATCGATGGTGCGGAAGCGATGCAAGTGTGGACGTCGTTGGACGGACTGCCGGATGATCGCGTGTTTGCCGTGTCGGCCCGCAGCGATGGCGCGTGGGTGGGGACCGCACGCGGACTGGCGTTCGTCAGCGATACCAGCGATATGCGGAGTCCGCGCACACGCGGCATCGGCACGCGCCTGCTGGAGAACACGCCGGTGTACGCCCTGGTGAACATCGGCGACACGCTGTGGATTGGCACGGCCGCCGGGCTCGTGGCCTTGCCACCATCCGGCACGTTGTCGCGACCGCTGGGTGCCGATCCGGCGTTGCGTCGCCGCATTCTTGCCCTCGCGTGGAGTGATTCCGTGTTGTTGGCGGCCACCGACGATGCGGTGTTGCGTCTGGCACCCAAGGGTGGCGTCGAGCCCGCGCGCGTGCTGGCGCTGGACGTGGCGCAGGTGGGGCAGGTGACCCGACTGGCGATGGACGATCGCACCATCGTGATGGCCGGCACCGACGGGGTGGTGGTGTTGCAGCGCACGGGCGGGGTGCGCGTGCTGCGCGTGCCCAACGACGTGCCCGGACCAGCGCTCGACATCGCGATGAGTCACGATTGGTTGTGGATTGCCACGCCCGATGGGTTGGTGCGATTGCGCCGCAGCAGCGACGGCGGATTGCCGTGACCGCGCGCGATATGACAGTGCATCGCGCCCATCAGGCCATGGGTCCCGGACACGAGTTCGACACCATTCGCATGCTCATGGACCGGTGGGGCGATCTCGCGGTGGATATCGGCGACGACGCAGCCGTGCTGCCCGTGCGCGGTGATGCACTGCGTGTGGTGAGCACCGATGCGTGCGTGGAAGGCGCGCACTTCCGTCGTGAGTGGATCACGCCGTTTGACGTGGGCGTGCGCGCGACGGCTGCGGCGATCAGTGATATTGCCGCCATGGGGGCGCGCGTCGACGCCATTCTCGTGGCGCTCATTGTGCCCGAGGCGTGGCGTCCGCTGTTGGGTGATGTCGCCGACGGCATCGCGCAGGTGGTACGCGCCAGTGGAGCGCGTATTGTCGGCGGCAACCTCAGTCGCGGCGATGTGTTTGCCATCACCACGACGGCGATCGGCTCCGCCACACGCGTCGTGTCGCGTCATGGCGCCAAGCCGGGTGACGTGATGGTGGTCACCGGCGTATTGGGCGGGCCCGGCAACGCCACGCGCGCGCTGTATGCCGGCCAGACGCCGTCGCCGTGGGCGCGGTCGCGCTTCGTGGCCCCAGCGCCGCGACTGGCCGAGGGAGCCGCACTGGCGGCGGCCGGCGCGCATGCCATGCTGGACATTTCGGATGGACTGGTGGCCGACGCTCGGCACCTCGCCGCGGCCAGTGGCGTCCGAGTGCGAATCGATGCATCACAGGTCCCGACGGGCGAGGGAATCGACCCGTCGGCCGCACTCTCAAGCGGTGAAGAATACGAGCTGTTGGCGGCGCTGCCGCCGGAAGCGGCCAAACGGCTGCTGGCCGAGTGGCCGGGCCGCTTCTCGGTCCCCCTCACGGTCATTGGCGCAGTGACGTCGACGGAGGCGGGCGGGTCCGTGGCTGTCGAAATCAGCGACGGCGTCACGGATTCGAGGCCCAATACCGATCCACGCGTTGAATTCGACTCCGGTCACGATCACTTTTCGCGGTAATGCTTCGCACCGCGTATACCACCCTCGTTCTGTTCGTCGGCACCCTTGTGTTCGGCAGCCTTGTGCTGCTGGCGCAGTTGGTAGGCCTGGCCCGTGGGCCTGGCAGCGTGTACGAACGCGCCCAGATCCAATGGGGTCGCTGGCTGCTCCGTGCCGCCGGGGTGAAGGTCGTGCGCCACGGTGGCGATGATCTGCCGGTTGGTGCGCCGCACGTGTTCGTGGCCAATCACATCAGCTGGTTCGACATTCCCGTCACGCTCGACGCGCTGCCGCCGTACGGGTTCGTGGCCAAACGTGAACTGGAATCCGTGCCACTGTTCGGCGCCGCGGCGCGCGCGGCCGGTGTGATATACATCGATCGCGAGAATCTCAAGGCCGCCTTCACGGCCTACGAAGACGCCGCGTCGAAAATCCGCGCCGGACAGTCCGTGCTGGTATATCCCGAAGGCACGCGCGGCGAACGTTACGCCTTGCGCCCGTTCAAGAAGGGACCGTTTGTCCTCGCCATCGGTGCCGGCGTGCCCGTTGTTCCGGTGGTCATTCACGGCACCATCGCGGTCAATCCACGCGGCGAATATCGCGCGTCGCCTGGTGTCGTGCATGTGCATCTGCTCGATCCGATTCCCACGGAAGGTCTCACCTACGACGACCGGCAGGCGCTCGCCGAAAAGGTTCGCTTTCGTATGGCGGACGTGCTGCGTACTGTCTACGGTGTGGAGCCGGCGCTGGAATCCCGCCTGACCGCCCGTGCGGTTATCCCGACGCCCGAGCTGACCACGTAGTTCCGTCGTTCTTCATCGTCCTACACTCCTCTTTGCCACGACCTCGCTCATGTCCACTATCGTTTCCGTTTCGGCGCGCGAAATTCTCGACTCCCGCGGCAATCCCACTGTCGAAGTGGACGTGATTCTCGAAACCGGCAGCGCGGGACGCGCGGCGGTGCCCAGTGGCGCCAGCACGGGCGAGCGCGAAGCCGTCGAGCTGCGTGATGGTGACGCCACGCGCTACGGTGGCAAGGGTGTGCTGGGTGCCGTGAACAACGTGAACGGGGAAATTGCCGAGGCCCTTGAGGGGATGGATGCGACCGATCAGATCGCCATCGATCGGGCCATGATCGATCTGGACGGCACCGAGAACAAGGGGCGTCTTGGCGCCAATGCGATACTCGGCGTGTCCATGGCCGTAGCCCGCGCCGGCGCGATGGAAGTCGGCCTGCCACTCTATCGCTATCTCGGCGGACCGATGGCGCGCACCATGCCCGTGCCCATGATGAACATCCTGAATGGCGGCGCGCACGCCACCAACACCGTCGACTTCCAGGAGTTCATGATTGTGCCCGTGGGCGCCGATTCATTCGCCGACGCGCTGCGCATGGGATCGGAAGTATTTCACGCGCTCAAGAAGGTGCTGGTGGCGCGCAAGCTCAGCACCGGTGTGGGCGACGAAGGCGGATTCGCGCCCAATCTGGCCAGCGACGAAGATGCGCTCAAGATCATCATCGAAGCCATCGAGTCGGCCGGCTTCCGCCCCGGCACCGACATCGCGTTGGCGTTGGATGTGGCCGCCAGTGAGCTGTACCGCAACGGCGAGTATCGCTTTCACAAGAGTGGCGGTGCCGCGCGCAGTCCGAAAGCGATGGTCGATCTCTACGAAGGGTGGCTGACCGAGTATCCCATCGTGTCCATCGAAGACGGCATGGCCGAGAACGATTGGGATGGCTGGAAGCAGCTCACGGAGCGCATCGGTGACCGGTGTCAGTTGGTGGGTGACGATCTGTTCTGCACCAACAGCGAAATCCTCGCCAAGGGCATCGAGAACCAGATTGCCAATGCCATTCTCATCAAGGTGAACCAGATCGGGACACTCACCGAAACGCTGGAAGCGATGGAGCTGGCCAAGGCCGCCGGTTACAACTCCATCATCTCGCATCGTTCGGGTGAAACGGAAGACACGTTCATTGCCGACTTGGCCGTGGCCACGCAGGCCGGACAAATCAAGACCGGTGCACCGTCGCGCAGCGATCGGGTGGCCAAGTACAACCAGCTGTTGCGCATCGAGGAGCAGCTCGAGGACTACTCCGAGTATCCCGGCGGCGCGCTGTTTGGGTTGTAACTCAGAACTCAGTACCTAGTACTCAGTACCTGGTACTAGGTACCAGGTACTTGGTTCTAGGTATTAGGTACTTGGTTCTACTTCCTTCCCCCTCTCATGGCTTCCAAACCCCGCCCCCTTCTCGTTCGTCGCCTCGCCTGGGGCGCCGGTATTGTCGCGGCGGTGTGGTTCACGCTGGGAGGCGGTGAATACGGGACGCTCGACCTGTGGCAACAGCGGGGGCGCCGTGCGGCGCTGGACGCCGAGGTCGCGCAGCTCAGACTGGACGTGGATTCGCTGCAGCGGGAGCTCAAGGCCTTCCGGACCGACGACGCCAAGCTGGAACGATTGGCGCGCGAGAAGTACGGGATGGTGAAGGGCGGGAAGGAGCTGCTGTACTGGGTGGGAAACGGAACCAAGCCAACCGGCGATTCGGCGGCTTTGGCGGCTGATTCTTCGGGGAAACGACCGCCCTGAGGGGTTGACCTATCGGCTCGCCCCACTAGGTTCCGCAGACTGACGCGGGGTGGAGCAGCCTGGTAGCTCGTCGGGCTCATAACCCGAAGGTCGCGGGTTCAAATCCCG from Gemmatimonadaceae bacterium encodes:
- the thiL gene encoding thiamine-phosphate kinase; translated protein: MTVHRAHQAMGPGHEFDTIRMLMDRWGDLAVDIGDDAAVLPVRGDALRVVSTDACVEGAHFRREWITPFDVGVRATAAAISDIAAMGARVDAILVALIVPEAWRPLLGDVADGIAQVVRASGARIVGGNLSRGDVFAITTTAIGSATRVVSRHGAKPGDVMVVTGVLGGPGNATRALYAGQTPSPWARSRFVAPAPRLAEGAALAAAGAHAMLDISDGLVADARHLAAASGVRVRIDASQVPTGEGIDPSAALSSGEEYELLAALPPEAAKRLLAEWPGRFSVPLTVIGAVTSTEAGGSVAVEISDGVTDSRPNTDPRVEFDSGHDHFSR
- a CDS encoding 1-acyl-sn-glycerol-3-phosphate acyltransferase → MLRTAYTTLVLFVGTLVFGSLVLLAQLVGLARGPGSVYERAQIQWGRWLLRAAGVKVVRHGGDDLPVGAPHVFVANHISWFDIPVTLDALPPYGFVAKRELESVPLFGAAARAAGVIYIDRENLKAAFTAYEDAASKIRAGQSVLVYPEGTRGERYALRPFKKGPFVLAIGAGVPVVPVVIHGTIAVNPRGEYRASPGVVHVHLLDPIPTEGLTYDDRQALAEKVRFRMADVLRTVYGVEPALESRLTARAVIPTPELTT
- the eno gene encoding phosphopyruvate hydratase — translated: MSTIVSVSAREILDSRGNPTVEVDVILETGSAGRAAVPSGASTGEREAVELRDGDATRYGGKGVLGAVNNVNGEIAEALEGMDATDQIAIDRAMIDLDGTENKGRLGANAILGVSMAVARAGAMEVGLPLYRYLGGPMARTMPVPMMNILNGGAHATNTVDFQEFMIVPVGADSFADALRMGSEVFHALKKVLVARKLSTGVGDEGGFAPNLASDEDALKIIIEAIESAGFRPGTDIALALDVAASELYRNGEYRFHKSGGAARSPKAMVDLYEGWLTEYPIVSIEDGMAENDWDGWKQLTERIGDRCQLVGDDLFCTNSEILAKGIENQIANAILIKVNQIGTLTETLEAMELAKAAGYNSIISHRSGETEDTFIADLAVATQAGQIKTGAPSRSDRVAKYNQLLRIEEQLEDYSEYPGGALFGL
- a CDS encoding septum formation initiator family protein, with amino-acid sequence MASKPRPLLVRRLAWGAGIVAAVWFTLGGGEYGTLDLWQQRGRRAALDAEVAQLRLDVDSLQRELKAFRTDDAKLERLAREKYGMVKGGKELLYWVGNGTKPTGDSAALAADSSGKRPP